ATTTAACCGGATTGCTTGACAAAAAATAACTACCCATTTATACTTTTAATCAGTAAAATTAGTAAATTTGGTTTAAATTTAGTTTGGAAAACAATAATTTATCATATAAAGGAGGTTTACCACTATGGGAAAGGTTGTTGAGATAAGATGGCACGGCCGGGGTGGACAAGGTGCTAAAACTGCATCATTGCTCCTTGCAGATGCTGCATTCAATACCGGGAAGTACATACAGGGCTTTCCGGAGTATGGACCTGAGAGAATGGGTGCACCAATTACAGCTTATAACAGGATTAGTGATGAAAGACTGACAATTCACAGTAACATTTATGAGCCTGATTATGTGGTAGTTGTTGATGAAACTCTTTTAGCTTCTGTACCTGTTACCGAAGGTTTGAAAGAAGATGGGGCAATTATTATTAACACCACTAAAACCCCTGATGAAATAAGACCTCTATTGAAAGGATATAATGGAAAAGTATGTACAATAGATGCAAGAACTATTTCTATGGAATCTTTGGGGAGATATTTTCCTAACACCCCAATGCTTGGGGCTGTTGTTAAAGTAAGTAATATAATGGATGAAGAAAAGTTTTTAGAAGATATGGAAGAGTCATTTAGACATAAATTTACTTCCAAGCCTGAAGTTATAGAAGGTAATATGAAGGCTCTAAGAAGGTCAATGCAGGAGGTGAAGGGGTTATGAGTAAAAAAGAGGTAAAAATAATTGGTCCGGATGTCAACTGGAAAGAAATTACCCCGGGTGGTGTTATTGCAGAGCCAGGCAATGCTGAGTATTTTAAAACCGGTGACTGGCGTTCAATGAAACCTGTATGGAAAGAGGAAAAATGCAAACAATGTCTTCTCTGCTACCCCGTTTGTCCGGATACAGCTATATTGGTGAATGAAGAAGGAAAAAGGGTAGATTTTGATTTTGATCACTGCAAAGGCTGTGGCGTATGTGTAGAGGTTTGCCCCTTTAAAGCCATAGACTTTGTAGAGGAAGATTAGAAGGGAGGATTTAAAATGGCTATAAGAGAGAGATTGAGCGGTAATGAAGCGGTTGCAGTTGCAATGAAACAGATAAATCCGGATGTAGTTGCAGCTTTTCCTATAACACCTTCAACGGAAATCCCGCAATACTTTTCCAACTATGTTGCAGATGGCATTGTTGATACAGAGTTTGTTGCCGTTGAGTCTGAACACAGTGCTATGTCAGCATGTGTGGGTGCACAGGCAGCGGGTGGAAGAGCAATGACTGCCACTTCTGCAAACGGTCTTGCACTTATGTGGGAAATTCTTTATGTTGCAGCATGTTCAAGGCTTCCCATAGTTATGGCTTGTGTTAACAGGACCATGTCAGGACCTTTAAATATCCACAATGACCACAGCGATTCAATGGGGGCAAGGGATTCAGGATGGATACAGCTCTATTCTGAAAACAACCAGGAAGCATATGACAATATGCTTATGGCAAACAGAATAGGAGAGCATCCGGATGTAATGCTGCCTGTTATGGTGTGTCAGGACGGTTTTATTACATCCCATGCCATAGAGAATATAGAACTCCTTGAAGATGAAAAAGTTAAAGAATTTGTTGGAGAATACAATCCTAAGTTACATTTATTGGACAAGGATAATCCTATTTCAGTAGGTCCATTGGATTTACAGGCATATACATTTGAACATAAGAGACAGCAGGCGGAGGCAATGAGGAATGCTAAAAGGGTTGTACAGGAAGTTTCAGAAGAATTTTACAAATTAACCGGAAGAAAGTATGGATTGTTTGAAGAATATAAAACTGAAGATGCTGAAGTTGTTACTGTAATTTTAAACTCCACAGCCGGTACGGCAAAATATGTTGTGGATGAGTTAAGAAAAGAGGGTAAAAAAGTAGGATTGATTAAACCAAGACTATACAGACCTTTCCCAGTTGATGAAATAGCAAATGCACTGTCAAAGTTTAAAGCTGTTGGTGTTTTAGACAAGTCTGACAGCTTTAACGGAGCGGGAGGACCTTTATTTACTGATGTAACAAGTGCATTGTATGCAAAAGGCGTTTTTACACCTAAAGTTGTAAACTACATATATGGTTTAGGTGGAAGAGATGTCAGAACGGATGATATTGAATTTGTATACAACAAAATTTTAGAAATAGCTGCCACAGGTAAAGTGGATTCTGTTTACAATTACCTAGGTGTCAGGGAATAGGAGGTGCAAAAATGGCTTATAATTTAA
The genomic region above belongs to Acetivibrio saccincola and contains:
- the porA gene encoding pyruvate ferredoxin oxidoreductase, yielding MAIRERLSGNEAVAVAMKQINPDVVAAFPITPSTEIPQYFSNYVADGIVDTEFVAVESEHSAMSACVGAQAAGGRAMTATSANGLALMWEILYVAACSRLPIVMACVNRTMSGPLNIHNDHSDSMGARDSGWIQLYSENNQEAYDNMLMANRIGEHPDVMLPVMVCQDGFITSHAIENIELLEDEKVKEFVGEYNPKLHLLDKDNPISVGPLDLQAYTFEHKRQQAEAMRNAKRVVQEVSEEFYKLTGRKYGLFEEYKTEDAEVVTVILNSTAGTAKYVVDELRKEGKKVGLIKPRLYRPFPVDEIANALSKFKAVGVLDKSDSFNGAGGPLFTDVTSALYAKGVFTPKVVNYIYGLGGRDVRTDDIEFVYNKILEIAATGKVDSVYNYLGVRE
- a CDS encoding 4Fe-4S binding protein translates to MSKKEVKIIGPDVNWKEITPGGVIAEPGNAEYFKTGDWRSMKPVWKEEKCKQCLLCYPVCPDTAILVNEEGKRVDFDFDHCKGCGVCVEVCPFKAIDFVEED
- a CDS encoding 2-oxoacid:acceptor oxidoreductase family protein, producing the protein MGKVVEIRWHGRGGQGAKTASLLLADAAFNTGKYIQGFPEYGPERMGAPITAYNRISDERLTIHSNIYEPDYVVVVDETLLASVPVTEGLKEDGAIIINTTKTPDEIRPLLKGYNGKVCTIDARTISMESLGRYFPNTPMLGAVVKVSNIMDEEKFLEDMEESFRHKFTSKPEVIEGNMKALRRSMQEVKGL